In a genomic window of Alteromonas gilva:
- a CDS encoding 4a-hydroxytetrahydrobiopterin dehydratase, which produces MAVKLNDAEIAEQLDGLNVSADKSSHWRLDGDAITRTFEFKNFISAFGWMSQMAIWAEKLTHHPEWFNVYNKVEVKLTTHDVDGLSELDFKLAQKMNRHFAG; this is translated from the coding sequence ATGGCTGTAAAATTAAATGATGCCGAAATCGCAGAGCAACTTGATGGATTAAACGTGAGTGCCGATAAGAGCAGTCACTGGCGCCTCGACGGTGATGCCATTACCCGAACATTCGAGTTTAAAAACTTTATCAGCGCGTTTGGGTGGATGTCGCAAATGGCGATATGGGCAGAGAAGCTGACTCATCATCCCGAATGGTTTAATGTTTATAATAAAGTAGAAGTTAAACTTACCACCCACGATGTAGACGGTCTGAGTGAGTTGGATTTTAAACTGGCGCAAAAGATGAACCGACATTTCGCCGGTTAA
- a CDS encoding TonB-dependent receptor — MFKPSLSLVALAVSSCVVASESDPGIERIIVSGSRVIESIDEVPTSITVISQKQIEEHLMVNPELQSLLAQVVPGLAPDTGSSSNTGQSLRGRAPLVMIDGVPQSTPLRNGSLGVKTIDPSALARIEVIKGATSVYGNGASGGIINYITKQASTQGEHAGQVSLSSRFSAVKLQESAGARFSAGVNGKVGNIDYLVTASYEENGVQRDAEGDILGLQYGLSDTVTENYFTKLGYEIDEEKRLQFSYNFFSSQQKTDLGDVVGDINEGQKTFAIHVPEALQKQGKPQGPDGNENITLKYSDSNIFANSGMTLDVYAQDIENVFFFSPNLANPDEGYSGGQSIIRSEKKGARATFNTAVDFDNIEATFIYGIDALNDITSQPLVDGRIWVPEMDMQSLAGFLQTKWVISDDFIVKAGVRKENIDLTVDDYETLKVCRSATQCSVPVEVKGDTIDYDATTYNLAFKYNFSDKFSPFINYSQGSDIADIGRLLRAATVTDIGLIQTEASIIDNYEIGFNSTFEKVRFEVAAYRSTSELGTSNSFNEVTGVYEPVRAPQEIWGYEGLVDYQFSPSLSLLATYSYVEGKNTEADIYLGSRQISPPKATANLNWKPMDTLSLTVSYLYVGNRKRFEPNSEGDYVGDQGPISSYNIVNLSGQYQFADNWNAFMGIENLFNSDYYPARAQSYTYGGYNIKGLGTTANLGVTYQF, encoded by the coding sequence ATGTTTAAACCTTCCCTTTCACTGGTCGCATTGGCCGTTAGCAGTTGTGTTGTTGCAAGTGAATCTGACCCAGGCATTGAACGCATTATCGTCTCCGGAAGCCGTGTTATAGAAAGCATTGACGAAGTGCCCACCTCGATTACTGTTATCTCTCAAAAGCAAATTGAAGAACATTTAATGGTCAACCCTGAACTACAGAGTCTGCTTGCTCAGGTTGTGCCAGGACTTGCTCCTGATACGGGAAGTTCAAGTAACACAGGACAATCATTACGAGGCAGAGCTCCCCTGGTGATGATCGACGGTGTACCGCAATCTACGCCGCTTAGAAACGGCTCACTCGGCGTGAAAACCATTGATCCCAGTGCCCTGGCGCGTATCGAAGTAATTAAAGGCGCAACATCGGTATATGGGAATGGAGCCTCAGGCGGCATCATAAACTACATTACTAAGCAAGCCTCGACGCAGGGGGAGCATGCAGGACAAGTGAGTTTGTCGTCCCGTTTCAGTGCAGTAAAGCTGCAAGAGTCCGCCGGCGCGCGATTCTCCGCCGGGGTCAACGGCAAAGTCGGTAACATTGATTACTTAGTCACCGCCAGCTACGAAGAGAACGGCGTTCAGCGCGATGCTGAGGGAGATATTCTGGGCCTGCAGTATGGCCTGTCTGACACCGTAACCGAAAACTACTTCACTAAACTTGGCTATGAGATTGATGAGGAAAAGCGTTTACAATTCAGCTATAACTTTTTTAGTTCTCAGCAAAAGACCGACCTGGGTGACGTAGTCGGCGATATCAACGAAGGGCAAAAAACGTTTGCCATTCATGTGCCAGAAGCATTGCAAAAACAGGGGAAGCCCCAGGGTCCGGACGGCAATGAAAATATTACCCTTAAGTACTCTGACAGTAATATTTTTGCAAATAGCGGCATGACACTGGATGTTTATGCTCAGGATATCGAAAACGTGTTTTTCTTTTCACCTAATTTGGCAAATCCGGACGAGGGTTATAGCGGTGGACAATCTATCATTCGATCAGAGAAAAAAGGCGCGCGTGCCACTTTTAATACGGCTGTCGACTTTGACAACATAGAAGCGACCTTTATTTATGGTATCGACGCCCTGAACGACATCACCTCGCAACCCTTAGTCGATGGGCGTATTTGGGTGCCCGAAATGGATATGCAAAGCCTCGCTGGCTTTTTACAAACCAAGTGGGTAATCAGTGACGATTTTATTGTCAAGGCAGGCGTGAGAAAGGAAAACATTGATCTCACTGTGGATGATTATGAAACGTTAAAAGTTTGTCGCTCTGCTACCCAGTGTTCGGTACCCGTCGAGGTTAAAGGCGATACCATTGACTATGATGCGACGACCTATAACTTAGCGTTTAAATACAACTTCAGTGATAAATTCAGTCCATTCATAAACTATTCACAAGGGTCTGACATTGCTGATATTGGGCGTTTGTTACGCGCGGCTACGGTGACAGATATCGGCCTTATTCAGACTGAAGCGTCAATCATTGATAATTATGAAATCGGCTTTAACTCAACGTTTGAGAAAGTTCGTTTTGAGGTTGCGGCTTACAGAAGCACATCAGAGCTAGGTACCTCCAATAGTTTCAACGAGGTCACCGGTGTGTATGAGCCTGTGCGGGCACCACAAGAAATTTGGGGCTACGAAGGGTTAGTCGACTATCAGTTTTCGCCTTCTTTATCCTTGCTGGCAACCTACAGCTATGTTGAAGGAAAAAACACCGAAGCAGACATTTATTTAGGCTCGCGCCAGATTAGTCCCCCCAAAGCGACGGCCAATCTGAATTGGAAGCCAATGGACACCCTGTCGTTGACGGTAAGCTATCTCTATGTTGGCAATCGTAAGCGCTTTGAACCTAACAGCGAAGGTGACTACGTGGGTGATCAAGGCCCCATCTCAAGTTACAACATTGTCAATCTCAGCGGACAATATCAGTTTGCAGACAATTGGAATGCCTTCATGGGCATTGAAAACTTATTCAACAGTGATTATTACCCCGCGCGCGCCCAGTCTTATACCTACGGTGGATATAACATTAAAGGGCTTGGTACCACGGCTAATCTGGGCGTGACTTATCAGTTCTGA
- a CDS encoding PepSY-associated TM helix domain-containing protein → MKRWLRQLHLWLALLFGLFIVCMSVSGAILVYAKDLQTFLQPDKWQVQSQSAPLSFSDVISRVERQTQQRVELLMPESDSTLAWQLKLANNQYVSVDPYTSEILHQYDYYSTLYGFTMSLHRWLLYQDSDNQKPLRNWVSICALAFIVEILIGFYLWVKPKKRIKRLAINPRAKFRILVYQLHTVVGVYMMVPLIMITFAGIAFNWQDATQKVVETITFSEIETRPVPAPLTATAQPEPPEVDIAFAHAMNVFPAATLFRIYLPQKAGDHLGFRMQNPGESHAYSWVWADPYSGRVTGYYDASKANFTTQVWHFKYKFHIGDFAGPVIQLLWFVIALLPCFFAASGIYFWLKRTKSKR, encoded by the coding sequence TTGAAGCGGTGGTTACGACAGTTACATCTCTGGCTGGCATTATTGTTTGGACTGTTCATCGTATGTATGAGCGTGTCTGGTGCCATTTTAGTCTACGCCAAAGATCTTCAGACATTTTTACAGCCAGACAAGTGGCAGGTCCAATCCCAATCTGCACCCCTGTCCTTTTCAGACGTTATTTCCCGCGTTGAAAGGCAAACTCAACAACGCGTAGAACTGCTGATGCCAGAGTCAGACTCGACATTGGCCTGGCAATTAAAACTGGCTAATAACCAGTATGTCAGTGTTGACCCTTATACCTCTGAAATACTGCATCAATATGACTATTATTCTACGCTGTACGGATTCACCATGTCCTTGCATCGCTGGCTGCTGTATCAAGATAGCGATAATCAAAAGCCTCTGAGAAACTGGGTTTCCATCTGTGCGCTCGCATTTATTGTAGAGATCTTAATTGGCTTTTATCTGTGGGTTAAACCGAAAAAAAGAATCAAGCGATTAGCGATAAACCCCCGCGCCAAGTTTCGTATTCTTGTTTATCAACTGCACACCGTCGTTGGGGTTTATATGATGGTACCTTTAATCATGATTACCTTTGCCGGTATAGCTTTCAACTGGCAAGACGCTACGCAAAAAGTGGTTGAAACCATTACTTTTTCTGAGATTGAAACAAGGCCAGTTCCAGCCCCATTGACAGCGACAGCGCAACCAGAGCCGCCAGAAGTAGACATTGCTTTCGCACATGCGATGAACGTGTTTCCCGCCGCGACACTATTTCGTATCTATCTCCCGCAAAAAGCCGGTGATCATCTGGGTTTTAGAATGCAAAACCCAGGAGAATCCCATGCGTACAGCTGGGTATGGGCAGATCCTTACTCCGGCCGTGTCACAGGGTATTATGACGCTTCAAAAGCAAATTTTACGACGCAGGTATGGCACTTTAAATACAAGTTTCACATTGGCGACTTTGCAGGTCCTGTTATCCAGCTACTGTGGTTTGTGATTGCACTGCTACCGTGTTTTTTCGCCGCTTCTGGCATTTACTTCTGGTTAAAGCGCACAAAATCCAAACGCTAA
- a CDS encoding MHYT domain-containing protein, translating to MRSFLDLFAIPNTSLLIVGEYSLPLVFLSVSIAVFASFMGFQVASQAATARTRHNRYSLIGVGAFAHGSGIWSMHFVGMLAFELCTPVSYDWQITFLSMIPSVASAWIALSLMAQQRNNYRQIILGGVLVGTGIGVMHYTGMAAMDMAPLLRYDLYFFGLSIVVAIVLAMLSLWVRHGLRWLISSELHTNILSGLVMGCAISGMHYTGMSAARFVQPPGLELSTQPSEMSLYLAACVTFISTVMIVLVLGISLLVKYRKASSEAKAAQLRMTSLMESAVEGIITLDSKGIIRTVNKAVTKILGWQRDEVVGKSLVHFLPQERRRFFTPQFFESAMEPEGIKLLGHSRDGEAYNSHGQLVPLRTSLSHTKVAGESLYILFIADISERIAMEKTIRENELKFRSLIANIPGIAYRCLNQDDWPMVFISDAVESITGYAAEEFLLPNPTVSFTDLFYPDDLPVIENAVAEQREYNMEYRIYDKQGNLLWVREHGRFIRDEDDNILWLDGFIMDITDRRKMEDDLVLAKNAAEQAADARAAFVANMSHEIRTPMNSVIGFSDILLDTPLNTEQHKYLSTINRSARSLLHLLNDILDSAKLDKGKLELDATDFILSEEVDTVISTFWLEAKRKGLALQVELDSQLAGGYTGSPERIRQVLSNLIGNAVKFTESGSVRVHIVPVGAGQVEFTIEDTGIGMTGEQCATVFDPFAQADASMSRRFGGTGLGTTISKQLVELMGGTISVKSQPAKGTQFTFRLPLTPIDNVKHLKTNKAIQLPPLRILIVDDIEQNIELLNLLLHRAGHQVATARDGQQALDAMTQQDFDVVLMDLQMPVMDGLSAARKRREYERRHGLKALPIIALTASVLAQDKKSATAAGMEGFANKPIDFPVLCHEIARVLGIHGSALTARHERAEDVLIDWSRGESLWGSKHKLSKEIHRFVDDFRAAERSFVRLNENEDFAGLNALAHRFKGVAGNLGLIQIMRRLRQIEINCADRLSATPLITDLFALLPAVQDALSEQQQTELMHYINVDSKRLRELLENILVSVNNNRINQDELDALAVFTQSHYAEPVQTILDAIEDFEFEQAVAALSKLINELSDN from the coding sequence ATGCGGTCGTTCCTTGATTTGTTTGCAATACCCAATACATCACTGTTAATTGTTGGTGAGTATAGTCTGCCGCTGGTTTTCCTCTCGGTTTCTATCGCCGTTTTTGCTTCTTTTATGGGCTTTCAGGTTGCCTCACAGGCAGCCACCGCGCGAACCCGCCACAATCGTTATAGCTTAATTGGCGTAGGCGCATTTGCACATGGCAGCGGCATTTGGTCGATGCATTTTGTTGGTATGCTGGCCTTTGAGTTGTGCACGCCTGTATCTTACGACTGGCAGATCACCTTTCTCTCTATGATCCCCAGTGTCGCCTCGGCATGGATCGCGCTTAGTTTAATGGCGCAGCAGCGCAACAATTACAGACAAATAATACTCGGAGGTGTGCTGGTTGGCACCGGTATTGGTGTTATGCACTACACCGGCATGGCGGCCATGGACATGGCCCCGTTGCTGCGTTATGACCTTTATTTCTTCGGGCTTTCCATCGTGGTCGCAATCGTGTTGGCCATGCTGTCTTTGTGGGTTCGCCACGGACTCAGGTGGCTCATCAGTTCAGAACTTCACACCAATATATTGTCAGGTCTGGTGATGGGCTGTGCAATTTCGGGCATGCATTACACCGGTATGTCTGCAGCGCGCTTCGTGCAGCCGCCGGGCCTTGAATTGAGCACGCAACCGTCAGAAATGTCACTGTACCTGGCTGCCTGTGTCACTTTCATTTCAACGGTCATGATTGTTCTGGTGTTGGGTATTAGTCTGCTGGTTAAGTACCGAAAAGCATCCAGCGAAGCCAAAGCGGCGCAACTGCGCATGACCAGTTTGATGGAGTCGGCGGTTGAGGGCATCATTACCCTTGACTCCAAAGGCATCATTCGCACCGTCAATAAAGCCGTAACAAAAATACTTGGCTGGCAACGTGACGAGGTGGTCGGTAAGTCCCTGGTGCATTTTTTACCACAAGAACGCCGGCGCTTTTTTACGCCACAATTTTTTGAGAGCGCCATGGAGCCTGAGGGAATTAAACTACTCGGACACAGCCGTGACGGAGAAGCTTACAATAGTCACGGTCAACTGGTACCGCTGCGCACCAGTTTGTCGCATACTAAAGTCGCCGGTGAGTCGCTGTACATTTTGTTTATCGCGGACATTAGCGAACGCATCGCGATGGAAAAAACCATCAGAGAAAACGAACTTAAGTTTCGCTCCCTCATAGCAAATATTCCCGGTATCGCCTATCGTTGCCTAAATCAGGATGATTGGCCTATGGTCTTCATTAGTGATGCGGTTGAAAGCATTACCGGTTACGCGGCAGAGGAGTTCCTGTTACCCAACCCGACAGTGAGCTTTACCGATTTGTTTTACCCGGATGATCTGCCGGTTATCGAAAACGCGGTGGCTGAGCAGCGTGAATACAATATGGAGTATCGTATTTACGATAAGCAGGGCAACTTGCTTTGGGTGCGAGAGCATGGTCGGTTTATTCGCGACGAGGATGACAATATTCTCTGGCTGGACGGTTTTATCATGGATATTACCGACCGCCGTAAAATGGAAGACGATTTGGTGCTCGCCAAAAACGCGGCCGAACAAGCTGCTGACGCTCGCGCTGCGTTTGTGGCAAATATGAGTCACGAAATCCGCACGCCAATGAACTCGGTTATTGGTTTTAGCGATATTTTGCTCGATACGCCGCTCAATACTGAGCAACATAAATACCTGTCAACCATCAACCGTTCTGCCCGTTCTTTATTGCATTTGCTGAATGATATTCTTGATAGCGCAAAGCTCGATAAGGGCAAGCTTGAGCTCGACGCGACCGATTTTATATTGAGTGAAGAAGTCGACACGGTGATTTCAACATTCTGGCTGGAGGCGAAACGCAAAGGTTTAGCCCTGCAGGTTGAATTAGATAGTCAACTGGCCGGCGGCTATACCGGCTCGCCTGAAAGGATCAGGCAGGTGTTGAGTAACCTTATTGGCAATGCGGTGAAATTCACCGAATCCGGAAGCGTACGCGTGCACATCGTGCCGGTGGGCGCAGGGCAGGTAGAGTTTACGATAGAAGATACCGGCATTGGCATGACCGGGGAACAATGCGCAACCGTGTTCGATCCCTTTGCCCAGGCCGACGCCTCAATGTCGCGCCGATTTGGCGGTACAGGCCTTGGCACAACCATTAGTAAACAACTGGTCGAACTGATGGGCGGCACTATCAGTGTTAAAAGTCAGCCAGCAAAAGGTACGCAGTTTACCTTCAGGTTGCCGTTGACACCCATTGATAATGTTAAGCACCTTAAAACCAACAAGGCGATACAACTGCCACCGCTGCGTATTCTTATTGTTGACGATATCGAACAAAATATTGAATTGCTTAATTTATTGCTACATCGCGCAGGCCATCAGGTTGCCACTGCCAGAGACGGTCAGCAGGCGCTCGATGCCATGACGCAGCAGGATTTTGATGTGGTATTGATGGATTTACAAATGCCTGTGATGGATGGGCTCTCTGCGGCTCGAAAACGTCGCGAGTATGAACGCAGACACGGTTTGAAGGCACTGCCGATCATTGCGTTAACGGCCAGTGTATTAGCGCAGGACAAAAAATCAGCCACTGCCGCCGGTATGGAAGGTTTTGCCAACAAGCCCATCGACTTTCCGGTACTTTGTCATGAAATAGCCCGCGTACTGGGCATTCACGGGAGTGCACTGACGGCGCGGCACGAGCGCGCAGAAGACGTGCTCATAGACTGGTCGCGTGGCGAGAGCTTATGGGGCAGTAAGCATAAGTTAAGCAAAGAAATTCATCGTTTCGTTGACGATTTTCGCGCCGCTGAACGCAGTTTTGTTAGGTTAAATGAGAATGAAGATTTTGCCGGGCTTAACGCGCTTGCCCATCGTTTTAAAGGCGTTGCGGGCAACCTCGGGCTGATTCAAATTATGCGCAGGCTAAGACAAATTGAAATAAACTGCGCAGACAGGCTGAGCGCAACGCCGTTGATAACCGACTTGTTTGCATTGTTGCCAGCAGTGCAAGATGCGCTCAGTGAGCAGCAGCAAACTGAATTAATGCACTATATCAACGTAGACTCCAAACGCTTGCGAGAGCTGCTTGAAAACATATTAGTGTCGGTAAATAATAACCGTATCAACCAGGATGAACTCGATGCGCTGGCTGTATTTACCCAGAGTCACTACGCCGAGCCGGTACAAACCATACTCGATGCAATCGAAGATTTTGAGTTTGAACAGGCTGTCGCAGCCCTTAGCAAGCTTATAAATGAGTTAAGTGATAACTAA
- a CDS encoding response regulator, with the protein MQTLAPKPTLLIVDDESANLRVLKHILHDDYVLAFAKSGPEALRVAEAQLPDLILLDVMMPGMTGFDVCEKLKANAITRAIPVIFVTALSEDNDEAQGFAVGAVDYIAKPISPAVVRARVNTHISLVRADELKRTRLQVVQRLGRAAEYKDNETGMHVLRMSHFSKVLALAYGFNEEQAETLLHAAPMHDIGKIGIPDHIMLKPGKLTTEEFDVMKTHPLIGAEILGEADSELLRIAKSVALTHHEKWDGSGYPKGLSGTDIPVEGRIVAVADVFDALTSKRPYKEAWTVEKTLALMKSESGKHFEPRLIELLEENLPQILDIKERWKED; encoded by the coding sequence ATGCAGACACTAGCGCCGAAACCCACACTGTTAATCGTTGACGATGAGTCGGCCAATCTACGGGTGCTTAAGCATATTCTCCATGATGACTATGTGCTGGCGTTTGCGAAAAGCGGCCCGGAGGCGTTAAGAGTTGCCGAGGCACAGCTACCGGATTTGATTTTGCTCGATGTGATGATGCCTGGCATGACCGGTTTTGATGTGTGTGAAAAGCTTAAAGCAAATGCGATTACCCGCGCCATTCCGGTGATTTTTGTTACCGCCCTGAGTGAAGACAACGATGAAGCGCAAGGTTTTGCCGTGGGCGCGGTTGACTACATTGCCAAGCCAATATCACCAGCCGTAGTGAGAGCCCGGGTTAATACGCACATTTCGTTAGTGCGAGCGGATGAATTAAAACGTACACGTTTACAGGTTGTGCAGCGGCTGGGAAGGGCGGCTGAATATAAAGACAACGAAACCGGCATGCACGTACTGCGCATGAGTCACTTTTCGAAGGTGCTGGCCCTGGCCTACGGATTTAATGAAGAGCAGGCCGAAACCCTGCTGCATGCAGCCCCCATGCACGATATCGGCAAAATTGGTATTCCGGACCACATCATGCTTAAACCGGGCAAACTCACCACTGAAGAATTTGACGTTATGAAAACCCATCCGCTCATTGGCGCTGAAATTCTCGGTGAGGCCGACTCTGAATTGCTGCGGATAGCCAAGTCGGTAGCATTAACTCACCATGAAAAATGGGATGGCAGTGGATATCCCAAAGGTTTAAGCGGCACCGATATTCCAGTGGAAGGCAGAATTGTTGCGGTGGCCGATGTATTTGACGCGCTGACCAGTAAACGGCCCTATAAAGAGGCCTGGACGGTTGAAAAGACCCTGGCGTTAATGAAGAGTGAAAGCGGCAAGCACTTTGAGCCTCGCTTAATCGAATTACTCGAGGAAAATCTCCCGCAGATCCTGGATATCAAGGAACGTTGGAAAGAAGATTAA